From Scylla paramamosain isolate STU-SP2022 unplaced genomic scaffold, ASM3559412v1 Contig3, whole genome shotgun sequence, a single genomic window includes:
- the LOC135096365 gene encoding probable deoxyhypusine synthase, with product MADQEQQQQQHDASEEIVLMKSEEMPQGTPIIKGYDFNAGIDYHKLFQSFLHSGFQATSFGRAVEEINKMIACREEPMKQTDNLQVSDKISVKNNCTVFLGYTSNMASCGVRETIRFLVEHRLVDCLVTTAGGVEEDLIKCLAPTYLGDFHLKGRDLRMKGINRIGNLLVPNNNYCKFEDWVMPILDELLREQKEEGGYWTPSKIIARLGKEINNKTSIAYWAAVRGVPIFSPALTDGSLGDMIYFHGIRNPGLVVDIAEDLRLINQLAKRSLNTGMVIVGGGVVKHHICNSNLMRNGANYSVYLNTASEWDGSDSGARPDEAVSWGKIRLDANPVKIYGEASFVFPLLVGETFARHHHQQQQQQQQQQQQEEEEEEQK from the exons atGGCCgaccaggagcagcagcagcagcagcatgacgCCTCAGAGGAGATAGTTCTTATGAAATCAGAAGAAATGCCTCAAGGAACCCCAATaattaaag gCTACGACTTCAACGCAGGAATTGACTATCACAAATTATTCCAATCATTCCTACATTCCGGATTCCAGGCGACAAGTTTCGGACGGGCTGTGGAAGAGATCAATAAaatg ATAGCCTGCCGAGAGGAGCCaatgaaacaaacagacaatttGCAAGTTTCCGACAAGATATCCGTAAAAAACAATTGCACAGTTTTCCTCGGCTACACTTCCAACATGGCGTCCTGTGGCGTGCGGGAGACCATAag ATTTCTCGTCGAGCACCGCCTTGTGGACTGCCTGGTGACTACTGCAGGGGGTGTAGAGGAGGACCTAATCAAGTGCCTGGCCCCTACATACCTGGGGGACTTCCATCTCAAAGGGCGTGACCTCAGGATGAAGGGAATTAACAGGATCGGAAATCTTCTTGTTCCGAATAACAACTACTGCAAATTCGAAGATTGGGTTATGCCCATTCTCGATGAGCTCCTgagggaacagaaggaggag GGAGGTTACTGGACCCCTTCGAAGATCATCGCCCGTCTCGGCAAGGAAATTAATAACAAGACCTCCATCGCTTACTGGGCCGCAGTTAGGGGCGTCCCGATCTTCAGCCCAGCCCTAACTGACGGCAGCCTAGGGGACATGATCTATTTCCACGGCATCCGCAACCCTGGCCTTGTGGTGGACATTGCTGAGG ATCTCCGCTTGATCAACCAGCTGGCCAAGAGGTCGTTAAACACTGGGATGGTTATAGTTGGTGGAGGAGTCGTTAAGCATCACATCTGTAATTCAAACCTgatg CGGAACGGGGCTAACTACTCCGTCTACCTCAACACAGCCAGCGAATGGGACGGAAGCGACAGTGGAGCGAGGCCCGATGAAGCTGTTTCCTGGGGCAAAATTCGACTTGACGCCAACCCTGTCAAG ATATACGGTGAGGCCTCGTTTGTTTTCCCTCTACTTGTTGGGGAAACTTTTGcgcgccaccatcaccaacaacaacaacaacaacaacaacaacaacaacaagaggaggaagaagaggagcagaaatag
- the LOC135096367 gene encoding N-acetylglucosaminyl-phosphatidylinositol de-N-acetylase-like, which produces MVITAHPDDEVMFFGPTILHFTRQEGALVYLLCMSTGNYYGQGKVRTRELLASCRLLGLESDNVIQYRCDDLPDHPDVLWPTVHTANLINHHIHALDVDMVVTFDMGGVSGHSNHSALFFALQHLVEREVLPPRCEAYSLDTVGMVRKYSSLLDVPISYSLSSCAFTVDRKHHTILQRAMRAHSSQYVWFRRLYMYFSRYVLINTLSRITP; this is translated from the exons ATGGTAATTACCGCACACCCAGATGACGAGGTGATGTTTTTTGGTCCAACGATCCTTCATTTTACGAGGCAGGAGGGAGCCCTAGTGTACCTGCTGTGTATGTCGACAG GAAACTATTATGGCCAAGGGAAGGTCCGGACGCGAGAACTCCTGGCCAGCTGTCGCCTCCTTGGTTTAGAGAgtgataatgttattcagtaTAGATGTGACGACCTTCCTGACCACCCAGACGTCTTGTGGCCCACTGTCCACACCGCTAACCTCATCAACCACCACATCCATGCCCTTGATGTGGATATG gtggtgACCTTTGACATGGGTGGGGTCAGCGGCCACTCCAACCACTCAGCGCTGTTCTTTGCCCTACAGCATCTGGTGGAGAGGGAAGTGCTGCCCCCTa GATGTGAAGCTTACTCCCTTGACACGGTTGGGATGGTTCGTAAATATTCCTCCCTTCTAGATGTTCCGATCAGCTACTCTTTGTCCTCCTGTGCCTTCACTGTGGACAGGAAACATCATACTATTCTACAG AGGGCCATGCGTGCGCACTCCTCGCAGTACGTGTGGTTCAGGAGGCTGTACATGTACTTTAGCCGCTATGTCTTAATTAACACCCTTTCTCGCATCACCCCATAG
- the LOC135096369 gene encoding LOW QUALITY PROTEIN: RRP12-like protein (The sequence of the model RefSeq protein was modified relative to this genomic sequence to represent the inferred CDS: inserted 1 base in 1 codon; deleted 2 bases in 1 codon; substituted 2 bases at 2 genomic stop codons), giving the protein MARKGLKKTSARGQKWKKGHSCLSNPQVTTHRQAARGCFFQRLDATSSLTQTALEEHNKVNEEVNEDGRNGEEEEEEEEEEEGLTQMEQQMRDLGVEEEDLRSGGGRTFNTFATNFTSCTIPAFEKFFHTFNAESDQHTRMLGIHAAAQEYLRDTSTPETSTSYYCSLMVTLEGVRDSEEDTAAALALMTRVARRVAREVLVARFGVFAATLLATLQRYASSGNSRLIANAIGSLSILLRAQDRGEWSNASTLNLFNTILGFCVHPKPKIRRAGQYNTAAILSASSFVLSDEDKENATTTTTATTTTTTTRHPAAAAAAEFCLVNLRLSTEAGNTKSTLHTLVLLRQIIALLPKKQLKTVCECLLSIMQVGQSLINTSALQAFHSLFAAHPPPEVLPPTPMLPSSTHSPTGPPGALRGLAVQGESWFLGKMTPKATAWITVVTMGLVNLFRLNEEEAMSELLRWAEVLLPYWQSDHPAVLTKVRESLGVLLQDSVGVCSGAVRGGAAGAALFEVVCRGLSLQYQPAWGQVFLCLVAAFPALGPHQPVAARGCLAALCQLMANPRLPHRPALQRAVGAAVEALGPGPLLEAVPLLATGDVAQDEASWWTLPLLRRHVRAAGLGEFVARLVPLAGRCFQLLASLEQEGRRDSLVGRAYQQVERQVWSALPAFCRGAQDVDEALGREGFARLLCDHLKHRPDTRPSVMEALRVLLAEHGAAPGLLATYAKNYLPALFNVYLTPPARRAPPPASARPPWPPCRPSWPWXPPAAPPSCXTWCWSATGRPRGRQGPGRGLAAAGAAQPGWGAGAPPGGAALATLYDHVAPLLGGAEHGQQKAAYRLLEGLLAADTPATAALVEQRLESLREALMGQLASAAPSARAPRLRCLRLLLLRLGTATEEGRRRAVLQQVVGEAVVCCGRAMSQATRRAAFLLLSDLGAVLQRWEGCGPRDTVYRALELLLAGLAGSPSLAAATMLAVTALAFQHRQHVDGQVLGVLVQNTCVQLLCPAREIVASCLSFLKATTTLFPPPLLAPHLPPIMQALAAMTPDCQRKYRLKTRDILDRLIRKFGADTVADLVPEGDSILHKRVRNLRKLANRKKREREERRAMGXEEEEEEDMSARPLPASLDEILEEIDDDDDDGDDEKGKRGRMMKKKKKKKGKTWIKEDNEEVLDLLDSRAGQAIVSGQAAAAAEGAASRGKTMFKIDKDSGKMIITDDDDGGGGGGGGGGGGGEKMDFSDDLDEILGLKAAAAGGKVKKRKRADSVGSGEVAEGGGGGNSKEPAPEVRKRARKDPGAEFRSRKAGGDVTLKGSGVAPFAYVRLAKEQLNRRKKAKFEGQFGSLVRGAKKGVRGARKGAQRRGKGRK; this is encoded by the exons ATGGCCAGGAAGGGGCTGAAGAAGACGAGTGCGCGGGGTCAAAAGTGGAAGAAAGGTCACAGCTGTTTGTCCAATCCACAGGTCACCACACATCGTCAGGCTGCCCGAGGATGCTTCTTTCAACGGCTCGATG cGACCAGTTCCCTCACTCAAACAGCCCTAGAGGAACACAACAAGGTTAATGAAGAGGTTAATGAAGATGGAagaaatggggaagaggaggaagaggaggaggaagaagaggagggctTGACACAGATGGAGCAACAGATGAGGGACCttggggtggaagaggaggacttaAGAAGCGGTGGAGGAAGGACTTTTAATACATTTGCGACCAATTTCACGTCCTGTACCATCCCTGCGTTTGAaaaa TTCTTCCACACCTTCAACGCGGAGTCAGACCAACACACCCGCATGTTGGGCATCCACGCAGCCGCCCAGGAGTACCTCAGGGACACCAGCACCCCAGAAACATCCACTTCTTATTACTGCAGCCTG ATGGTGACCCTAGAAGGCGTGAGGGACTCTGAGGAGGACACAGCTGCGGCCCTGGCCCTCATGACCCGCGTGGCTCGCCGTGTGGCCAGGGAGGTGCTGGTGGCCAGGTTTGGGGTCTTCGCGGCCACCCTgttggcaacactgcagcgatATGCCAGCTCAGGCAATTCCAGGCTTATTGctaat gcCATCGGGTCCCTGTCGATACTCCTCCGAGCGCAGGACAGAGGTGAATGGAGCAATGCTTCTACACTGAACCTCTTCAACACAATTTTAGGGTTCTGTGTTCACCCCAAGCCAAAG ATTCGCAGGGCTGGCCAGTACAACACAGCGGCCATTTTGTCAGCATCCTCGTTCGTGCTCTCTGACGAAGACAAGGaaaacgccaccaccaccaccactgccaccaccaccaccaccaccaccaggcacccagcagcagcagcggcggcggagtTCTGCCTCGTAAACTTGCGGCTTTCGACTGAGGCTGGAAACACTAAATCAACTTTACACACACTGGTCTTGCTGCGACAGATAATTGCACTTCTACCCAAAAAACAGCTTAAG ACTGTATGCGAGTGTCTCCTGTCGATAATGCAAGTGGGCCAGTCTCTTATCAACACGAGTGCATTGCAAgcttttcactctctcttcgCTGCCCATCCCCCTCCTGAGGTCCTCCCCCCCACACCAATGTTGCCCTCATCCACGCACTCACCCACGGGGCCTCCGGGGGCTCTGCGGGGGCTGGCGGTGCAGGGGGAGTCGTGGTTCCTGGGAAAAATGACCCCCAAG GCTACTGCCTGGATTACTGTTGTCACAATGGGGCTGGTCAACTTGTTcag GCTGAATGAGGAGGAGGCCATGAGTGAGCTGCTACGCTGGGCTGAGGTGCTGCTTCCCTACTGGCAGAGTGACCACCCCGCTGTGCTcaccaag GTGCGTGAGTCGCTGGGTGTGCTGCTGCAGGACAGCGTGGGGGTGTGCAGCGGTGcggtgcggggcggggcggcgggggcGGCGCTGTTTGAGGTGGTGTGCCGCGGCCTGTCCCTGCAGTACCAGCCGGCCTGGGGCCAGGTGTTCCTGTGCCTGGTGGCGGCCTTCCCCGCCCTGGGCCCCCACCAGCCTGTGGCCGCACGGGGCTGCCTGGCGGCCCTGTGCCAGCTGATGGCCAACCCCCGCCTGCCCCACCGCCCCGCCCTGCAGCGCGCCGTGGGGGCCGCCGTGGAGGCACTGGGGCCCGGGCCGCTGCTGGAGGCCGTGCCGCTGCTGGCCACCGGGGACGTGGCCCAGGACGAGGCCAGCTGGTGGACGCTGCCGCTGCTGCGCCGACACGTGCGCGCCGCCGGCCTGGGGGAGTTTGTGGCCCGTCTGGTGCCGCTGGCCGGCCGCTGCTTCCAGCTGCTGGCCAGCCTGGAGCAGGAGGGCCGCCGGGACTCCCTGGTGGGCCGCGCCTACCAGCAGGTGGAGCGGCAGGTGTGGTCGGCCCTGCCGGCCTTCTGCCGCGGCGCGCAGGACGTGGACGAGGCGCTGGGCCGGGAGGGCTTTGCCAGGCTGCTGTGTGACCACCTCAAGCACCGGCCAGACACGCGGCCCTCCGTCATGGAGGCCCTCAGGGTGCTGCTGGCGGAGCACGGGGCCGCCCCGGGCCTCCTGGCCACCTATGCCAAGAACTACCTGCCGGCACTGTTCAACGTGTACCTCACCCCCCCGGCACGGAGGGCACCACCCCCGGCCAGCGCCAGGCCGCCCTGGCCACCGTGCAGGCCTTCCTGGCCGTGGTGACCCCCGGCCGCGCCGCCGAGCTGCTGAACCTGGTGCTGGAGCGCCACCGGCAGGCCCAGGGGGAGGCAAGGACCAGGCCGCGGCCTTGCGGCGGCGGGCGCTGCTCAACCTGGCTGGGGTGCTGGTGCCCCACCTGGAGGGGCCGCCCTGGCCACCCTGTACGACCACGTGGCGCCGCTGCTGGGCGGGGCGGAGCACGGCCAGCAGAAGGCCGCATACCGCCTGCTGGAGGGGCTGCTGGCCGCCGACACGCCGGCCACGGCCGCCCTGGTGGAGCAGCGCCTGGAGTCGCTGCGGGAGGCCCTGATGGGCCAGCTGGCCTCTGCGGCCCCCAGTGCCCGGGCGCCCCGCCTGCGCTGCCtgcgcctgctgctgctgcgcctgGGGACAGCCACGGAGGAGGGGCGGCGGCGGGCCGTGCTGCAGCAGGTGGTGGGGGAGGCCGTGGTGTGCTGCGGGCGGGCCATGTCGCAGGCCACGCGCCGGGCCGCCTTCTTGCTGCTGAGCGACCTCGGGGCCGTGCTGCAGCGCTGGGAGGGCTGCGGCCCGCGGGACACCGTGTACCGGGCCCTGGAGCTGCTGCTGGCCGGCCTGGCGGGCAGCCCCTCCCTGGCGGCGGCCACCATGCTGGCGGTGACGGCCCTGGCCTTCCAGCACCGGCAGCACGTGGACGGGCAGGTGCTGGGGGTGCTGGTGCAGAACACCTGCGTGCAGCTGCTGTGCCCCGCCAGGGAGATCGTggcctcctgcctctccttcctcaaggccaccaccaccctcttccCACCCCCGCTGCTGGCCCCTCACCTGCCCCCCATCATGCAGGCGCTGGCCGCCATGACGCCAGACTGCCAGCGCAAGTACCGCCTCAAGACTCGCGACATCCTGGACAGGCTCATCAGGAAGTTTGGCGCAGACACCGTGGCCG ACCTGGTACCTGAGGGGGACTCAATTCTACACAAGCGCGTTCGTAACCTCCGAAAGCTGGCCAaccgaaagaagagagagagagaggagaggagagccatgg gggaggaggaggaggaggaggacatgtcAGCGCGTCCTCTGCctgccag cctGGACGAGATACTTGAAGAaattgatgatgacgatgatgatggtgatgatgagaaggggaagaggggaagaatgatgaagaagaagaagaagaagaaggggaagactTGGATAAAGGAGGATAAt gaAGAGGTACTGGACTTGCTGGACTCAAGGGCGGGTCAGGCCATCGTGTCCggccaggcagcagcagcagcagaggggGCGGCCAGTCGGGGCAAGACAATGTTTAAAATTGACAAGGATTCTGGGAAGATGATaattactgatgatgatgatggtggtggtggtggtggtggtggtggtggtggtggtggagaga AGATGGACTTCAGCGATGACCTTGACGAGATCCTGGGGTtgaaggcagcagcagcgggtGGGAAggtcaagaagaggaagagagcagaCAGTGTAGGGTCAGGAGAGGTCgcggaaggtggtggtggtggtaacagtaag GAGCCGGCGCCGGAGGTCAGGAAGAGGGCAAGGAAGGACCCAGGGGCAGAGTTCAGGTCACGCAAGGCTGGGGGGGACGTGACCCTTAAGGGGAGTGGTGTGGCTCCCTTTGCATACGTCAGATTGGCAAAGGAACAGTTAAatagaag GAAAAAGGCGAAATTTGAGGGTCAGTTTGGGAGCTTGGTGAGGGGGGCCaagaagggggtgaggggggcgCGGAAGGGGGCCCAGCgacgggggaaggggaggaagtga